CTAAAGTTCAATCTGAAAGATTTTTATGGTCGGTTCATGGTATAGAATACAGTGCATATGAAATATAACTTGGAATTGTTGTTTCTTGTTAAATTAAATGTTCTGATTTTTGCTTGAGTTTTAAGATGCATTATGAATAGAGATTTGAGAGAATGATATTGATGTTTTCCTATATTATTATTCACTGATCTGAGTAAACAGGTTAGTTGAAACATCTTTAGGATAAAGGTTTCCtctttattaaaacaaaatggtATGCCATGCTTGAATTTGATGCTGAAATGTATATGGAGGTTAAGGTATCTGCATATAACATGATTTAAAATGGTATAGTTATAACTCTCATTctttaagtatttttcttttcacaaaatAGTAATGAAAATGTATAACAAAGAAGGATTTTGAGGAGtatcatatgtttttatttatgttgtctGAATGGAAGCATGGTTGATTTAAAATGGTAGCTGTACCTGTATTGGATTTGTATTCGGATTCTTCAGAAACTCCGACcggattttataatttttttcacttcttttagTGTTTATGATTCTCCTATAATTAGATGAAATGATAATATTTCTCTTTGTCTACAATAACTCATCAACATCAATTTCGATGttgatgatttattttgtttgtcatAGCTCTTCTTTCACTTTATTAGTTGATGCATGGTTATTTACTTTCTTCTAAACATGACGTGATTTTGGTTGGCAAAGTAGGTAGTTGGCTGCCTCGTTGAACATGATAACAAGGTGCTCCTTTGCAAGAGGAATATTCAACCATCTCATGGCCTTTGGTAGGAATGGATTTTATGTTATACTTCCTATTTTGGTTGCTTCTGTCTATCTGCGTGTTACTTTCCTGTTCCCAAAACCATTTTTAAAACAGTGATGCTGTTGCTactagtttttttatattataaatactgCATATCTTTTCCTCAATGAggtattttaatttcatattttggtTCAACAAGGACACTTCCTGCTGGTTATTTGGAAATAGGAGAGTCGGCTGTGGATGGTGCCATAAGAGAAACAAGGGAGGAAGCAAATGCAGATGTGGAAGTAATTTCACCATTTGCCCAACTGGATATTCCTTTAATTGGCCAAGTGAGAAATTTcttattattctatttattttttgtttatttcctTGACTAGTTTGAGAatttttatcatgattatagAATGTTTGAGGCAGATTTATTTGATATTCTTGGCGAAGTTGAAGAAGCCGCATTTTTCACCTGGTCCAGAATCATCAGCATGCCAACTTTTTCCACTTGACGATATACCTTTTAATTCTCTATCCTTTTCATCGATGGTGGTTACCTTAAGTTTGGTATGATTCAGAATCAGACGTTTCAACTTGATGGCTTTAGGTTTTATTATGTCACCTACTCATTCTATAACTTGTATTATTTCTCATGGTCACAGTATGTTGAGGATATTAAGACTGGAAAGCTCAAATTCCATTATGGAACCATTAACAAAAGGTATTTTCTTCCCAACTCCATATTATTCTTCCTAAATCTAATGTATTGTCTGGTTTTTGAGGGCAGGACACTATTTTACATGTGAAATTAATTGTACTTTCGGTTTAGACAGAAATCTGTTAACTGGTTTAATTAGACTCATCTCATTTAGTTTGCTTGGTTTGGTTACTAGTTTAATGGCTGTTCAGGTCCAGAGTGTCCGGGGATAATTGTTAGCAAAATACATGTAgataagttaaatattttgctAACTATTGTTTACCAGTACTGGTTAATAATTCAATACGTAGAAATTTTTATTGGAAATTATGCTTAGATGAATATAAATCACGATGAGATTGCATTAGTAAtactttacttatttttatttttttttaataaaaagctCATATTGTTGATTTAATTAGCCGCCTACGCTTTTGCATAAATTTGATTAGGACAAGAAAGGGCAACACTTTGTGAGTTTGGACCTTCAGATATGTTTTTGTGCAAACGCAAACTGATGAAACCAACGGGTGTTTCGTAATATTTCTGATACTTGGCTTCTTAGACCTTTCATGctgtataatattattttgatggtTGTTGTTAGGCCGGGTACAAGTCCTTCTGATATTCGGGCCTATACGCTGGATCATCATATGCAGTCATGAGTACGATAAGGAGGTGAGCCTCATATATAATATCTGAGGGCAGAAAAATAAATGACGAACATAATGAACTAGGTATCATCATCACATGcgtttaattttcaattatcaGCTCGTAAAGACACCCCAGCATTGCatcaaaattctaaaataaaagtaacattgatccatacatacatacatatatgttatattttggAAGACATTAAATGCATTCTTTTtgtgtatttaattttaagaggATTATTAAGAGAAAGTTTCATTCTTATTTGTTTTCCATACTGAGTTGTCAAATATTTATGGTCATGGTTTTCTTAACATTTCACTTGTTACAGTGGTGTATCAGAAGATTGTAagtaaaagggaaaaaaaaaaattcctcttGTGAGAAATTTCACGTCTTCTGCAAGAACTTCCGAGTGTTGACTTGTTGAATTCACCATTATCACAAGCTTCTTAAACTCAACATTGTAACGAGGTAGACTACCACCGTTTCCATTCCAGTTCACATGTTACACCAATGTGCATCATTGCCTGCGAATCCCAACTGCTTTTTGGACCTACCATATCCTCAAATTGGTACGCAGTTGCCATTACAGTAGAAAGAATGACATCTGTTTTGCTATCTGCTTTGGTATTGTAAACATAACATTCATCGagattaattaaattctttttgaaAATGGACCCCTTTTTTAAATCAGGCACTCTAGTTGGCACTTTGGTTAATATGCACGATGCAGTATGGTAACATGACCCAGACACTGGAACCATCATACAACTCTAGAAGGAAAAacatactttttctttatataactGTATAAAAAGTACGAGAAAAGTATAACTCGGggttaaagtatataaatattggtaattacttattatttttattattacttatgaATTATATCTAGTATTTGTTGGTCACCTTAATAGGAAAATTGATGTCACCTGCAACAACGTTGCAATAGGATTCGATAATGAATGATAATATCATACGGTTAGGCTTCAAACTGGATTGAAAACTTAGTCACAATTATTGGTAGTTGTTAATAACTACTCATTTAAAGACTTGCaatatttgaagttttattgACTTGGTTTTGTCCCAAGAAGCTAATAAAGAAAGTCAAAATAAGGATAATTTG
The sequence above is drawn from the Vigna radiata var. radiata cultivar VC1973A chromosome 3, Vradiata_ver6, whole genome shotgun sequence genome and encodes:
- the LOC106757709 gene encoding nudix hydrolase 23, chloroplastic isoform X2, producing MMKGIQIQICGLVSQRWIQKPRAFSSFSFSPIPHPNPYSKLLPTKTIVRRVRFAPFHASSTPLPSAGNVRHINFCQWCGGSTKNDIPEGEEKLRAICTVCGKIAYQNPKMVVGCLVEHDNKVLLCKRNIQPSHGLWRVGCGWCHKRNKGGSKCRCGSNFTICPTGYSFNWPKCLRQIYLIFLAKLKKPHFSPGPESSACQLFPLDDIPFNSLSFSSMVVTLSLYVEDIKTGKLKFHYGTINKRPGTSPSDIRAYTLDHHMQS
- the LOC106757709 gene encoding nudix hydrolase 23, chloroplastic isoform X1; translation: MMKGIQIQICGLVSQRWIQKPRAFSSFSFSPIPHPNPYSKLLPTKTIVRRVRFAPFHASSTPLPSAGNVRHINFCQWCGGSTKNDIPEGEEKLRAICTVCGKIAYQNPKMVVGCLVEHDNKVLLCKRNIQPSHGLWTLPAGYLEIGESAVDGAIRETREEANADVEVISPFAQLDIPLIGQIYLIFLAKLKKPHFSPGPESSACQLFPLDDIPFNSLSFSSMVVTLSLYVEDIKTGKLKFHYGTINKRPGTSPSDIRAYTLDHHMQS
- the LOC106757709 gene encoding nudix hydrolase 23, chloroplastic isoform X3; the encoded protein is MMKGIQIQICGLVSQRWIQKPRAFSSFSFSPIPHPNPYSKLLPTKTIVRRVRFAPFHASSTPLPSAGNVRHINFCQWCGGSTKNDIPEGEEKLRAICTVCGKIAYQNPKMVVGCLVEHDNKVLLCKRNIQPSHGLWTLPAGYLEIGESAVDGAIRETREEANADVEVISPFAQLDIPLIGQLKKPHFSPGPESSACQLFPLDDIPFNSLSFSSMVVTLSLYVEDIKTGKLKFHYGTINKRPGTSPSDIRAYTLDHHMQS